The genomic DNA AGTTCCTGTGATGGGAGTGGTTAACTACAAGAGACCGATTCAGAGCTTTGATGTTATTgggtaaaaaaactaaacaaaaaacagcCTTGGTTGAGCTTGACAGTTGCATTTTTAGTGCCCAAAAATTGTAGGATTTTCTCAGCAGTAGGAGAGGCATGTTTAATTTTAGTTAAAggtatagtttgacattttgggaaatacgttTATTCCCTTTTTTGCTGTGTTAGATAAAAAGATTTATACCACTGTCATATCTTTCCgtagcagccagttagcttagcctagcacaaagatgagaaacaggaggaaacAACTAGCCTGGCCCTGTCCAAAGATAAAGGACAGAGGattaaacaatataaaacaatatattaagTGGTTAATTGGTGAGTTTTACATGTGCTAGTGTATAGGTGCAGACCACAACAACTGTGATTAGTCTGCTTGGTAGCATAACATCCATGTCTCTCAGTGGCTGGACAAGCACAGGAAATTCACCCGCCTTCTGCCTCAATCGGTTCAATGGTAGTACACACATAAAACCATTCCACCTTAAAAGTTGCCAGTAGCTGCCGGGAGAAGCCTTTGAGCTGCACAGtgaatgaaataattttttctcagtgtatagctagctaactaactgtTAACTAATGAGGATGACAAGGCAGCAAAACATCCTTTCATTTTATAGTTATATTTTTGTAAACTTGCCATCGTAGGAACAGCAGTTAAATAACCTTTGAAATGAGCCACAATTTGCCATAGGTGCTCTCCGGTACTTAAACAAATAGCACTACACCCCTGCGTACAGCTATAAATCAGCTTTAGGGACCACTAATTAATACATTATATCTCACACAGTTTTAATCCGTACAAAGAAAAAGGCGGTTAAAAATTACAATTTGCCATTTTGCTGAGGGCTATTTCTTGGAAGCAGTTGCTAGGCAACCATTGAGACTCCAGGAAGTttgcagtctttatgctaagctaagctaaccgacaGCTGGCTGTAGCCTTATATTGAATGtgcagatatgagagtggtattgattttCTCACTTTTCCTTTAAAACAGGAAATTACCAAGATTGGAGATGCAAGTTTCTCACTTGAAAACATCGatttgatgtttgtgtgtacacaAACCTCACAAGTCTCTGACCAAGGGCTCTGTGTTTGTTAACGGATCAGTGGGAGTATACTGTATGAGCATGGAAACAAAAGGCAGTTGGGCTCCAGCATGAGTCTGCTGAGCTCCCTCTTCTTTAGATCACCCCAACGGGACGTCTCTGGCCAGCTTCTAACTTTCTCTCTACTCTAAGTGCAGAGGCTTAGCGAAGCCCTTCACCCCTTTTTTCAAATATCTTTTCCATAATCTTTAACATCTGTACTGtggaaataacaacaaaaatataacttAAGATAAACTCTCTAGGCACTGTTTGATTTCCAAGGCTTTTTGTTGTAGACTGTGATAAAaggacaacaaacaaaaaattgaaaaaggaaACACCAGAGAGTGATGGTTCTGCAGACCAAACACTTTCTCCTCTGTGATATATCAAGGTCCTCCGAGTCAGCTCACACAGCCAAACAGACTCGCTTCAAGCTCTGTGGTGGAGAGGCTGCAAGGGCAGAAAGTTTCTAAAGGGTAAGTGTGTAGAAGTTTTCAAGGTTTAAGTGTCACTTCCAGTCTTTAACCTATCTTTCTCCTTTATGAAAACAAAAGGTTGTATTTTAAGCCATAATCTTCTGTGGAATCTCTATAGAAGCCTTGATGAAGATGCAGTTGTCTCGGATGTAGTTTCTCTTCTTAATCTCCTCGTGAGAGATGAACTTGGGGTAGCCGAAGCCCAGGGTGCTCTCGTCCAGCGAGTTGCGGCTGCTGGAGGGCTTTTGGAAGTTCTTCCAGTTGGGGTCGGGGTTGAAGGTCTCCGTGATGTGCTGGGGTTTGGAAAGTGACGGGTCGCTCTGGTCCATGATGGAGAAAGTCACCTTGTAGGAGAAGGGCCACTCCAGCAGGCTGTCGTACTCTCCGGGCAACACGCGGATGTAGACGGAGAGGTGGGAGCCCTCGCCACTGCCGTTACCGTTCAGGAAGGCAGACACCTGCAGCTTGTAGCCGTAGCGGTGAGTGTAGAAGGGTGGGCTGAAGAACTCGTGGTTGCTTCGGAGCTTGGCCTCCTGCAGTTTGCGGGAGTAGTCGCTGAGCTTCCAGATGAGAACGCCGTCGTGACTGACGGAcagctcctccatctctctccgcAGCTCCAGGATCTCCTGCCGCTGACGCCCCACCAGGTTACACATCATAGTCAGGTGAGACTTAGTGGTGTCTTCCAGGTGACGACTGATAGCCAGTTTGGGGCACTGCCAGAGAGAAAGCAAAGAGATGAATCATTTAAAAGCTGCTGCACAGTTAGTAAGTGAGGAGCTGCGTAAAAGCATACAGAGGTTACACATACACAGCTATATAAAGTAACACAAAGCTACGATCTGGATCTGTTTATTTCACAACATACTTGGAGCAACTACATTACCcaattttgtgttgttgtttttttctacgGCCATTTATACTtcttgtatgtatatgtagttTAGCTGCCcacaaactaaaataataaaatcttaTTTTCACCATGAGTTAATCAAACAATAAAGCATGATTTGCATTTGAACCCCAccttcaaaaaagaaaataactaGTCTAAACTGGGTCtaaaaaaacgtaatgttaaTGGTCCGGGTGGACATgattagtggaaatataacgagGGGTTTTAATAACAGGAAAATACAATTAAGAATTGCATTGAGCTGTATTTGCAtgacttttctttaaaaactgGAAGTTTGTATATAATAGGAGAATGTCCAGATGAATGTTGAGTTGGGTTGAAGTGTCTCTCTTGGCCATTTTGCATGCATTTTTGAGACAGTTCCTAACTTCAGCTCCTAAACTACTACTACCCCTACGTTGCACACAGTGCCAGGCTTCAATATTAGATCATGAGATAAAAATAACATCTATGCAACATTAGTTTCATCTTCCACTGCATTGATCAACCTTAGTGTTTAGTCAATAGCCTTTATGTTTGCATTTGGGCACAATGGGAAGTCATGCTGCtttgtgtgtagcagtgtgtgtagcagtgtgtgtgtgtgtgtgtgtgtgtgtgtgtatcgtatgATGTGATGCGTTTTCAGATTTGACTGAATTATGACTTGAAGAAGTGGTGTCATGTTTGTGGCAAATTGGGATGGAAACAATATAAATATTACTGCAAAAATGTGGATGCTGTTGGTATCCGTTCAGTTCACAGCACATTATCtaaataatgtatttgtttgCATCCATTTACATCCACAGACGAACTTCTATTGATGTGTCTGCCATACCCTGAACAAGATAAAGATGTGAATGCTCTAATTATTACATGTAATGGTCACTCTGCAGTTGTGGAGACATATTTTTGCTTTCCATCTGTAAATGTTATACATCAAGTTTTCCAGATGCTTTGTAATTCCTAACAGAGCGGCGCGGGTATGACGCTCATCTGCCGCTCTTCCTCGAGTGTGTCCACATTTTCTCAAATTGATGTCAGTTTCAAAAATAGACAGAAATGCACAGTATATAGAAGTATTGCTCTCATTAAAATAGACCCTACAGgcacagtactgtatgttccaaaagagaaaaataattaCTTTGGACACAGTAAGCAAAccatttcaagaaaaaaaaattgtatcgttatcgggaagtactggagtttatgcaccgatccgataccacctaaagaaaatctatgttaaagtagtttatttatgttctttttccattataactgactgtcaaactggagaataataaaatgtggcattcattgtttgtgtttgtttatgtcttacaaagagtttaacctgagccagaccgacaacaaagatagaaataatatcaaatccatacagggatagtagtatacagttagtaaacataataaaatacatgacacactggtatcggccgatacgcaagttcaggtatcggaatcggtaacGGGAAGCAAAATGGTATTGGGCCATCTCTATAAACAACaatgacagtagtagtagtgttaACAGAAAGAAGAAGTCATCTTTTAAAGTTAAATGATAGCGGTCAGTCTTACCCTGTGTTTGCAGCCGGCGTCTTTGAAGGGGCAGAGAACGAGCGCGCTGCCGCAGTTGTCCTTCACATGGTTAGCCAGATCCTCTCGGGCGATGTTGGGTGTGCCGCACTGGTTTGGGCACTGGACAGGAAACCGAGGGCAGTGGTACTGGTGGTTCTGCAGAGGAGTCAGGAACAGTGTTAATGTGTACACTCCTGACCGACAGCATGAGTGATAAGAACACATTCTGCACAGTGGGGTCGCAGTTTAATGGTTGTACAGGGAAAAATGTTCttgaaagtaaaagaaaaaaatacatgtggtttaaaaaaatgaggctgcaaaaatagaacagaaaagatagaaaacaaCTGATCTTGTAGCCTGAAGCCAAATAAATTATTGGGACCATGCTTCCAATAACACATGCAAATCTGGCAATTAATGTTATAAAACACTGAAACAATTAATGGACAGATAAGTAAATCAGCAGGTAATTTGATAATTGATGTGGCCAGGTTAGTTCAGTTGGTATAGCGGGAACacacatatagaggtttattcctcaatGCAGAAGGTgcagggttcgagtctgacctgcgacagtttcctgcatgtcttcccccccccctctctctcacctttcatGTCTCAGCTCTTTATCAATTAAAGACGgaaatggcaaaaaaagaaatggcaaaaaaaaaaatctttaaaaaaaatttgataattgattaatcgtccTTTTTCCCCCGTGGTTATTGCTTTTCGTGCTGCTTAACTTGTTCTTAaattacagtaaactgaatatctttgggttttagaTTGTAGGGCTGTCCTCTATTAAAGAAATTATTAGATGACTAACACTCATACGATTTTGTCAACTAATAAATTAGTCGAAaacgacagatctgtaaaactgagtttctccacaaagaatcatgcaaaaacaccactttaaatctGCAGAAGTCTCttgaaaataaatcattcagcatgaaaaagcataaaaaatgactaatctACCAAATAAATCTCACTAgaccagtgttgtagtcgagaccacctaaaccgaaaCCAAGTCATCACAAAGACCAGTgtgtatcgagaccgagacaagaccaagaccagatttGTGTtagacagccagagcttcttctcctgtctcccacattcactttcttgggTGTGAGTGTAAAGGGGGCAGGGAGAGGGGTAaacagtaacacatttcaaattagattcagattttaagttattggttgcatttgcaagttttaacACATAGGCGTCAGACAATGCACAGGCAATTGAGTGATATctctgcagttgtggtcttgcccggtcttgaaataaaatccagagcCCTCTTTATTATTAAAGTGGCCATATAATGCTCATTTcagattcataattgtattaagaggttgtaccagaataggtttacatggtttaattttcaaaaaacagcatatttttgttgtactgcacattgctgcagctcctcttttcaccctgtgttcaggtctctgttttagctacagagtgagacatcacacttctgtaccatctttgttgggaggcgcacatgtgcagtagctaggtaagatcACATCGCTAGCTGTTTCTTTCTACAACTGCagttagtacaaggcaggattagccgtgagacttcttctaaacgagggcgcacttccaactttgcgtggaatacctgcagaacagggacatggaagtagttcttttgtagattatggtgaactagtgtgtgttgtagcagtgttttgccattcagaacgagctagcatgctacggttagccccttcgtttcggctagtgacgcagattttgaacagctcccccggagactgaaggcaggacacattcagaaaccgtatctcactcaaaacagcatggatgtttttttttccaagtttatgtgtgtggaagcaccagagacacaaaataacacctcaAAGAGTACTCGAGTACTGCAACGCTGCAGTAGACGAAGACCAAATGGaccaattagtcgactaatagAGAAAATAATCACAAGATTACTAgccattattttcattatattttcatcttattttaatcaaataatcattaaaggtcccatgacatggtgctctttggatgcttttatatagaccttagtggtcccctaatactgtatctgaagtctcttttatataggccttagtggtcccctaatactgtatctgaagtctcttttatatagaccttagtggtcccctaatactgtatctgaagtctcttttatataggccttagtggtcccctaatactgtatctgaagtctcttttatatagaccttagtgatcccctaatactgtatctgaagtctcttttatatagaccttagtggtcccctaatactgtatctgaagtctcttttatataggccttagtggtcccctaatactgtatctgatgcttttatatagaccttagtggtcccctaatactgtatctaaagtctcttttatataggccttagtggtcccctaatactgtatctgaagtctcttttatatagaccttaatggtcccctaatactgtatctgaagtctcttttatatagaccttagtggtcccctaatactgtatctgaagtctcttttatataggccttagtggtcccctaatactgtatctgaagtctcttttatatagaccttaatggtcccctaatactgtatctgaagtctcttttatatagaccttaatggtcccctaatactgtatctgaagtctcttttatatagaccttagtggtcccctaatactgtatctgaagtctcttttatatagaccttagtggtcccctaatactgtatctgaagtctcttttatataggccttagtggtcccctaatactgtatctgaagtctctttcccaaaattcagccttggtgcagacttacagccactagagccagtcccacaatgagctttccttaggatgtgccatttctgtgtctgtagctattgaggaggagagagggggggcaaggtggagggtgggggtgtggctttGACCAAATGCCACTTggctcgtttgcaagccatgatgtctctctctctcatgggtgggccaaattctctgggcgggcaaagcagagaaaggggaggtaacctttccccttcctaatgaaaaaaaagcagaggggggcggggggggtttttttcgggacgcagggggggggggaaggggaaaaatcaacaaaaggggagggggggcgggcggggaaaagaggaaaaaagggagggtggggggtttttgggccccaaaaaaaaaaaaaaaaaaaaaaaaaaaaaaaaaaaattttgtggttgaaaaaaaaaaaaaaaaaaaaaaaaaaaaaaaaaaaaaaaaaaaaaaaaaaaaaaaaaaaaaaaaaaaaaaaaaaaaaaaaaaaaaaaaaaaaaaaaaaaaaaaaaaataaaaaaaaaattaaaaaaaattaatgggacaacactgaagaaatgacacttttctacaatgtaaagtattaagtttatatcttgtataacagtgtaaatgtgctgtcccctcaaaataactcaacacacagccattaatgtctaaaacGCTgccaacaaaagtcagtacacccctatgttaaattcccatagaggcaggcagatttttatttttaaaggcggttatttcatggatccaggatactatgcatcctgatagaGTTCCCCTTGGCCTTTGAAATTTGCCAAATgatcacatacccttcatcatacctagagattggcatggggtactttccataaaatcacctctcaatgcaaatcaaactagctattaggctaactgacataaaaccatgccaatctctatggtgaagggtatgtgatgatgtggggctattttaattccaaaggccaagggaactttatcaggatgcatagtatcctggatactatgcatcctgataaagagatgatagagagatgattttatggaaagtacaccatgccaatctctatggtgaagggtatgtgatgatgtggggctattttaattccaaaggccaagggaactttatcaggatgcatagtatcctggatccatgaaataactggcctttaaaaatttgaggagacagcacatttacactgttatacaagctttacacttaatactttacattgtagcaaagtgtcatttcttcagtgttgtcccattaaaagatataatgaaagatttactaaaatgtgaggggtgtactcacttttgtgatatactgtacatatatacatatacatatatatactatatataatatcCTAGGTATAGGTATAAAACACACATCATGAACGCATTGTAAAACACTTTGTGTCCAAGATTGGGTTATTACATCTCGTCACCAAAATGTGTGGGAAGGGAGAAGGTTCACTGTCTGTTCAGCCTCTGGCCAGATGTGCACAGAGTCAGGTGCTTCAAAACAGCAGGTTACACTAACATCCAGCTGCCACAGGACAGAGACACCATGAATGGCAGCATCCTACAGCCACATCCTGCTCCGCCGGGACTGGAAACCCTCTAGGAGCCACATGCAGGACGGATGACAGGTACAATGATACTGACAGACTCGATCATGCCAAACAAAATGATTTcactaataaaacagaattAGAGCAGGGATTTTAAAACTGACCTGGATCGTGTCAAACACAAACTCCTTGCCGCAGTACTTGCAGGGCTGTGTGCGTTTGGGACACTCGGCCAGGCCGTGTTGGGACAGCAGACGCCGCATCATCCTCGCCCCACACTTGTTCTCACAGTACACACTCTCCTGGGGACACACACCCTGGTGGTTCTGGAATAGAGAGGAAACGTGATTACAGTTTAGAGCTGGTTTATAAAATCaacacatatactgtagatacagTGGGTGTTACGGTTTACTCAAATGCAGCTTAGAAACTGCAGTTTTCATAGCTCAAAACtgcattttaataaacaaagtATATTCGCTTCACTTATTCAGAAAATATACTCATCAATCCACACAATCTGTGACAAAGGAAATGCTAATCATTATATTTATTGTCGTTAAAACAATTATTGTGATATTGATTTTGGAAGTTATTGTTGTACTATGCTGCAGTTTTTAAGGAAAGGCACTTTAGGAAGTTTTcttattaattaattttcacTAAAATTAGAAGATGTTTTTTGTAgaaaacatattaaaatgtGCTGAGCAAAGTACTTACAAGAgtatcatttattattttacttagTATTTTAACTCAAGTACCAAGCTAAAACAAATAGTCAATTAATTGACCAGTACAGGAAATTTCTATATTAATCATTATTCCAATCATGTTTTTCTTGCAACAACACCAACCACACAGTGTCtccaatgtgaggatttgcatGTGGGCTAGAGTAAACAGAGGAGGGGAGGAAATGACAGAGGTGTTAGTGAGGAGACTCTGAGGAACTTCATGCCGCTCAGCAAAACACATTTAGCATGAAAGACCCAGTCAAAGCTTCTTTCCTTCTGCCAACACGCGTGTTATTTCATAACAGACTAACACACCTGCATTACTCTCTCCTGCTGCTTTTCACAAAGACGCCTTTCATATAGGCATGGAAATTATGTGGTGTCACTCCGGTTTGTTTACGTCAAGCTCCCGCTGAGTTGGAAAAGGGAAAGAATGAAACTAAAAACAGGTTTGGAGTCGGCGTTTACCTCGTAGGCTTCACCGGTGAACTCGCTGCCACAAAACTCGCACTTGACCTTGCGCTTGGGGCAGTCGTGCTGCAGGTGGTCGGGCAAATCGCGACGCGTCAGCTTGACGGAGCAGCGGTTGGGGCAGGGTATCACATTGAAGGCGCAGGTGGAAAAGTGGCCCTGAGGgagacacaacaacac from Perca fluviatilis chromosome 2, GENO_Pfluv_1.0, whole genome shotgun sequence includes the following:
- the traf4a gene encoding TNF receptor-associated factor 4a isoform X2, producing the protein MSEGVFKCPEDQLPLDYAKIYPDPELEQQILALPIRCIHSEEGCRWTGQMKQLQGHFSTCAFNVIPCPNRCSVKLTRRDLPDHLQHDCPKRKVKCEFCGSEFTGEAYENHQGVCPQESVYCENKCGARMMRRLLSQHGLAECPKRTQPCKYCGKEFVFDTIQNHQYHCPRFPVQCPNQCGTPNIAREDLANHVKDNCGSALVLCPFKDAGCKHRCPKLAISRHLEDTTKSHLTMMCNLVGRQRQEILELRREMEELSVSHDGVLIWKLSDYSRKLQEAKLRSNHEFFSPPFYTHRYGYKLQVSAFLNGNGSGEGSHLSVYIRVLPGEYDSLLEWPFSYKVTFSIMDQSDPSLSKPQHITETFNPDPNWKNFQKPSSSRNSLDESTLGFGYPKFISHEEIKKRNYIRDNCIFIKASIEIPQKIMA
- the traf4a gene encoding TNF receptor-associated factor 4a isoform X1, producing MPGFDYKFLEKPKRRFQCPLCSKAMREPVQVSTCGHRFCDTCLQEFLSEGVFKCPEDQLPLDYAKIYPDPELEQQILALPIRCIHSEEGCRWTGQMKQLQGHFSTCAFNVIPCPNRCSVKLTRRDLPDHLQHDCPKRKVKCEFCGSEFTGEAYENHQGVCPQESVYCENKCGARMMRRLLSQHGLAECPKRTQPCKYCGKEFVFDTIQNHQYHCPRFPVQCPNQCGTPNIAREDLANHVKDNCGSALVLCPFKDAGCKHRCPKLAISRHLEDTTKSHLTMMCNLVGRQRQEILELRREMEELSVSHDGVLIWKLSDYSRKLQEAKLRSNHEFFSPPFYTHRYGYKLQVSAFLNGNGSGEGSHLSVYIRVLPGEYDSLLEWPFSYKVTFSIMDQSDPSLSKPQHITETFNPDPNWKNFQKPSSSRNSLDESTLGFGYPKFISHEEIKKRNYIRDNCIFIKASIEIPQKIMA